From the genome of Vicia villosa cultivar HV-30 ecotype Madison, WI linkage group LG2, Vvil1.0, whole genome shotgun sequence, one region includes:
- the LOC131646649 gene encoding isoflavone reductase homolog: protein MGKSKVLVVGGTGYIGRRIVKASLEQGHETYVLQRPDIGLDTEKVQMLLSFKKQGAHLVEGSFSNHQSLVDAVKLVDVVICTMSGVHFRSHNLMMQLKLVEAIKDAGNVKRFLPSEFGMDPALMGHALQPGRVTFDEKMIIRKAIEDANIPFTYISANCFAAYFAGNLSQMGTLFPPRDKVVLYGDGNVKVVYMDEDDVATYTIKTIDDPRTLNKTIYLRPPENILTQRELIEKWEKLIGKQLDKSTLSEQDFLSSMKGLDFASEVGMGHFYHIFYEGCLANFEVRDEEEASKLYPEVQYTRMDEFLKLYV from the exons ATGGGAAAGAGCAAGGTTTTAGTTGTGGGGGGAACTGGTTATATTGGTAGGAGAATAGTAAAAGCAAGTTTAGAACAAGGTCATGAAACCTATGTTCTTCAACGTCCAGATATAGGACTTGATACTGAAAAAGTGCAAATGcttctttcattcaagaaacAAGGTGCCCATCTTGTGGAAGGTTCTTTTTCTAATCATCAAAGTTTGGTAGATGCTGTGAAACTAGTTGATGTTGTTATTTGCACTATGTCGGGTGTTCATTTTCGATCTCATAATTTGATGATGCAGCTCAAACTTGTTGAGGCTATCAAGGATGCTGGAAATGTTAAG CGTTTTCTGCCTTCAGAATTTGGGATGGACCCAGCTCTTATGGGACATGCACTTCAACCAGGAAGAGTCACATTTGATGAAAAAATGATTATAAGAAAAGCAATTGAGGATGCCAACATCCCTTTCACTTACATCTCCGCCAATTGCTTCGCCGCTTACTTCGCCGGAAACCTCTCTCAAATGGGGACACTATTTCCTCCTCGGGACAAGGTGGTTCTCTATGGCGATGGCAATGTCAAAG TTGTTTATATGGATGAAGATGATGTTGCAACATACACAATTAAGACAATTGATGATCCTAGAACATTGAACAAGACAATATATCTAAGGCCACCAGAAAACATTCTCACTCAAAGAGAACTTATTGAGAAATGGGAGAAACTTATTGGAAAGCAACTAGACAAGTCTACCTTATCTGAACAAGACTTTCTTTCTTCCATGAAAG GTTTGGACTTTGCAAGTGAAGTAGGAATGGGACATTTCTATCATATTTTCTATGAAGGGTGTTTGGCAAATTTTGAAGTAAGGGATGAAGAAGAAGCATCGAAGCTTTACCCAGAAGTGCAATACACACGCATGGATGAATTTCTAAAATTATATGTGTGA